The following coding sequences lie in one Armigeres subalbatus isolate Guangzhou_Male unplaced genomic scaffold, GZ_Asu_2 Contig1592, whole genome shotgun sequence genomic window:
- the LOC134203033 gene encoding exocyst complex component 6-like — protein sequence MANISMQDIEAVDDYWGPTFRTILEGNSHDQISEQLESRIRSHDKDIERICNLYYQGFIDSIRELLLVKSQAQSLNQEVQALDDGLAKASAGVIAKGNDLVKARKVEGNIAGAIEGLSSCLPVLECYSKLLKQVREKRYYPALKTLEVLENEYLPKVSGYRFSQQMRETIPKLKENIKKSSEEDFREFLENIRKFSPRIGEIAMKHTKELQKRDLDTIIAEYKQMSLNGECVDDEEDVNAQDLIDFSPIYRCLHIYTVLNDKEYFEKDYRKQRRDQAKLVLQAPQTMHDNLEAYKTYIYSIVGFFVVEDHVMNTGGEIVTQTYLDDLWSSSLTRAVNVLSMSSSSCTDPNILLRIKNLIMLSITTLKNYGYTVSQLWDLLLEMRDHYNEVLLQRWVNEFRDILDKSDFLPLEALTQEEYDAVLERFPFHSEQLEAQPFPKKFPFSRMVPEVYHQAMEFMYACMKFSEELTLSPNEIAAMVRKAANLLLTRSFSGCLSAVFRSPSLALMQVIQIIIDTQYLEKAGPFLDSFVCKMTGTSQNVTQTPSAMFQVARSEAEQQVSTKLCSKLDEFFEELEGYDWLLPESYGHASPFVTDMIAFLQSTFQSFSYILPGVAQAACRKACEHVATRIYKLILSEEIKQISGGALDQINLDLMQFELFAASDPVPGLREGDLSKYFAEIRQLLDLLISEDWSAYLHDFGKDENRYSLVHPSTIIVVLEKLREADKKSMLSLMKSKSERDKKKLLETVLRQLKQLAERQN from the exons atggccaacatttcGATGCAGGACATTGAAGCGGTGGACGACTATTGGGGGCCGACGTTTCGTAcgattttggaaggaaattcgcACGACCAAATTTCCGAACAGCTCGAGTCGCGCATTCGGTCCCACGACAAGGACATTGAACGGATCTGTAATCTGTACTACCAGGGCTTCATCGATTCTATCCGGGAGCTACTGCTGGTGAAATCGCAAGCGCAGAGTTTGAACCAGGAGGTGCAAGCCCTGGACGATGGCCTGGCGAAAGCTTCGGCCGGGGTGATTGCCAAAGGTAACGATTTGGTCAAGGCCCGGAAGGTGGAGGGAAACATTGCCGGCGCAATCGAGGGACTGTCCAGCTGCTTGCCGGTGCTGGAGTGCTACTCGAAGCTGTTGAAACAGGTGCGAGAGAAGCGGTACTACCCGGCGCTGAAGACGTTGGAGGTGCTGGAAAATGAATACTTGCCGAAGGTGTCCGGGTACCGATTTTCGCAGCAAATGCGGGAGACCATTCCGAAGTTGAAGGAGAATATTAAAAAGTCGTCGGAGGAGGATTTtcgggaatttttggagaatatTCGCAAGTTTTCGCCACGGATCGGTGAGATCGCAATGAAGCATACGAAGGAGCTGCAGAAGCGAGATTTGGACACGATCATTGCAG AATACAAACAGATGTCGCTGAATGGGGAGTGCGTTGATGACGAGGAAGATGTAAACGCCCAGGATCTAATTGATTTTTCTCCTATATATCGCTGTTTGCACATTTATACGGTGCTGAATGATAAGGAGTATTTCGAGAAGGACTATCGAAAACAGAGGAGAGATCAGGCTAAATTGGTGCTGCAGGCACCGCAAACCATGCATGACAATTTAGAAGCTTATAAGACGTACATTTATTCAATAGTAGGATTTTTCGTAGTAGAAGACCACGTTATGAACACTGGCGGAGAGATTGTAACACAAACATATCTGGACGATTTGTGGTCTTCGTCTTTGACCAGAGCCGTGAACGTTTTGAGCATGTCATCGTCGTCCTGCACGGACCCTAACATTCTACTTCGAATCAAAAACCTAATTATGCTTAGCATTACAACCTTGAAGAACTATGGATACACTGTTTCGCAGCTCTGGGACTTGCTGCTGGAAATGCGGGATCACTACAACGAAGTCTTACTCCAACGGTGGGTCAACGAGTTTCGAGACATTTTGGACAAGAGTGATTTCTTACCGCTGGAAGCACTCACACAGGAAGAATACGATGCAGTTTTGGAACGATTTCCTTTCCATTCGGAACAGCTGGAGGCCCAACCGTTTCCGAAAAAGTTTCCATTCTCGCGTATGGTTCCAGAGGTGTACCACCAAGCAATGGAATTTATGTACGCTTGCATGAAGTTCTCTGAGGAGCTTACCCTTTCTCCGAACGAGATTGCTGCCATGGTTCGAAAGGCGGCCAATTTGTTGCTCACGCGCAGCTTTAGCGGATGTTTGTCGGCTGTGTTCCGCAGTCCCAGTTTGGCGCTGATGCAGGTCATTCAGATCATTATCGATACTCAGTATCTGGAGAAGGCAGGGCCGTTCTTGGATAGTTTCGTGTGCAAAATGACCGGAACCAGTCAAAATGTGACGCAAACACCGTCGGCGATGTTTCAG GTGGCCCGCTCGGAAGCCGAACAGCAAGTGTCGACCAAGCTATGTTCCAAACTGGATGAATTTTTCGAAGAGCTTGAAGGATACGATTGGCTGCTGCCGGAAAGCTACGGCCATGCGTCGCCATTCGTGACGGATATGATTGCCTTTCTGCAGAGTACATTTCAAAGCTTTTCCTACATCTTACCGGGTGTTGCGCAGGCCGCCTGTCGAAAAGCTTGCGAGCACGTTGCCACACGGATCTACAAGTTGATCCTGTCGGAGGAAATCAAACAGATTTCTGGCGGAGCTCTGGATCAAATAAACCTGGACCTAATGCAGTTCGAGTTGTTTGCCGCGTCGGATCCGGTACCCGGCCTGCGAGAAGGAGACCTATCGAAATATTTTGCGGAGATCAGACAACTGCTGGACTTGTTGATTTCGGAGGATTGGAGCGCATATCTTCACGATTTTGGCAAAGATGAAAACCGATACTCTTTGGTGCATCCATCAACGATTATTGTGGTGCTGGAAAAGCTGAGGGAAGCGGACAAAAAGTCAATGCTTTCGTTGATGAAATCCAAGTCGGAAAGAGACaaaaagaaacttctggaaacgGTTCTACGCCAGCTAAAGCAATTAGCTGAGAGACAGAACTGA